A genomic stretch from Engraulis encrasicolus isolate BLACKSEA-1 chromosome 10, IST_EnEncr_1.0, whole genome shotgun sequence includes:
- the LOC134456631 gene encoding peroxisome proliferator-activated receptor gamma-like — protein MVDAQTLTWPLSYYGHSLSDRDDETDSCHVFDMKALSTFNYSSPPSVESSVSTDNSDEFSHSEQQQDGASAAGGAEGTPLEFNEASIKVEPGSPSEISEPSYSYFKLHTDVTSALGNLECRVCGDRASGYHYGVHACEGCKGFFRRTVRLKLIYDRCGLHCRVDKRSRNKCQYCRFQKCLLAGMSHNAIRFGRMPHTEREKLLGEIAKEMEQLDREEADMRSLAKQLYDSYVKLFPLPKSKAKAILSGKTNSHVPFVIHDMKSLVAGSQMMNCRQLPVPRAHLETSLQPLEDRVELSFFRRVQIRSAESIREITEFAKSIPGFQSLDLNDQITLLKYGAMEAMIILWSPLMNKDGTLMAYGQLFITREFMRSLREPFDEIMEPKFDFAIKFNALDLDDSDLALFLAVVILCGDRPGLVNVKQVEDLQEVVLQALELHLKTVHPERPQLFAKLLQKTSDLRPMVADHIRQLNLLKKTELEMCLHPLLGEIMRDLY, from the exons ATGGTGGACGCACAGACACTCACCTGGCCGCTGAGCTACTACGGCCACAGTCTGTCCGATCGGGACGATGAGACGGACAGCTGCCACGTGTTCGACATGAAGGCCCTGTCCACCTTCAACTACTCCAGCCCCCCCAGCGTAGAGAGCAGCGTCAGCACAGACAACTCAGACGAGTTCTCACACTCAGAACAGCAGCAGGATGGAGCCTCCGCCGCAGGAGGAGCAGAGGGAACCCCCTTAGAGTTCAATGAGG CATCCATAAAGGTTGAGCCAGGGTCCCCATCAGAGATTTCGGAGCCGAGCTACTCTTATTTCAAGCTGCACACAGACGTCACCTCGGCACTGGGCAACCTGGAGTGCCGAGTCTGTGGAGACCGGGCCTCAGGGTATCACTATGGCGTACATGCTTGTGAGGGCTGCAAG GGTTTCTTCAGACGAACAGTACGACTAAAGCTGATATATGACCGCTGTGGACTGCACTGTCGTGTTGACAAGAGGAGCCGCAACAAGTGCCAGTATTGCCGTTTTCAAAAATGTCTTTTGGCCGGAATGTCACACAAtg CCATTCGCTTCGGTCGAATGCCTCACACGGAGCGGGAGAAGCTGCTGGGGGAAATCGCCAAGGAGATGGAGCAGCTGGATAGAGAGGAGGCCGACATGAGGAGCCTCGCCAAGCAACTCTATGATTCATACGTCAAACTCTTTCCCCTGCCCAAGAGCAAAGCCAAAGCCATTCTCTCGGGAAAGACCAACAGCCATGTG CCGTTTGTGATCCACGACATGAAGTCGTTAGTAGCAGGGAGTCAGATGATGAACTGCAGACAGCTGCCAGTGCCGAGGGCCCACCTAGAGACCAGTCTACAGCCTCTGGAGGACAGGGTGGAGCTCTCCTTCTTCCgacgtgtgcag ATCCGCTCGGCGGAGAGCATCCGCGAGATCACCGAGTTCGCCAAGAGCATCCCGGGCTTCCAGAGCCTGGACCTGAACGACCAGATCACGCTGCTGAAGTACGGCGCCATGGAGGCCATGATCATCCTGTGGTCGCCGCTCATGAACAAGGACGGCACGCTCATGGCCTACGGCCAGCTCTTCATCACGCGCGAGTTCATGCGCAGCCTCCGGGAGCCCTTTGACGAGATCATGGAGCCCAAGTTCGACTTTGCCATCAAGTTCAACGCGCTGGACCTGGATGACAGCGACCTCGCTCTCTTCCTGGCTGTGGTCATCCTCTGTGGAG ACCGTCCCGGCCTGGTGAACGTGAAGCAGGTGGAGGATCTGCAGGAGGTGGTGCTGCAGGCGCTGGAGCTCCACCTGAAGACGGTGCACCCCGAGCGGCCGCAGCTCTTCGCCAAGCTGCTGCAGAAGACCAGCGACCTGCGGCCCATGGTGGCCGACCACATCCGCCAGCTCAACCTGCTGAAGAAGACGGAGCTGGAGATGTGCCTGCACCCCTTACTGGGGGAGATCATGAGGGACCTCTACTAA